The Choristoneura fumiferana chromosome Z, NRCan_CFum_1, whole genome shotgun sequence DNA window ATGTTAAGAACTACTTTTCTCCACACCAAGATAAAACATGCAAAATAcctgtttattatattattaaaataaatactcacaTTATGATGTTGATTATGGTGTTACACAATGTGTAGTCCAGCTGAGTCTGATGGCTGACTTTTTAATTTGAACACAAACTGTCTCATTCAATGACTTGTAACATTTATAATACAGTGATAATGTTCACTACCCTCAAAAGTAAATTGTCACACAAATTCACAATACACCGCAGAATAATTGATACACAAAATGGTTAGTGCTTAGTGccagttataatttatttaaaaagtctgTAAGTAGTAAATTCACAATATTAAGCAGAGATTTTagagttttctttttttaagtaacagCTTCATCAacgacttttttaattttattgatggttaaataaaaatatttagatcagatattttttttacaaagaaaaataattatatttgtaagCACATaactttataagtaaataaacgtTAGGTCAGcacggaattattttatttgcaactaAGTGCATGGAAAAACACAtcgcataaaaaaatacgtagaaACGATTAGACGGATATAATTTAACGGATATAATAACTGGCAGAAAGCACGAGTCCATAATATGTTACTAaacgaataaatgaatgaataaactATATAATATAGATTTggcaattaaaatataactgttcaatttaacgtcaatgaattCGGTTTGTATAGTTCTATAGTCTTTTAAAATTTAGTCACTTATAAATAGTTCACTAACACAAACAGTAAGTTTTTATCAAGCAACAGCATATTTTGTAATTACACTGACTAACATGAAAAAAAGGCGTTCCAGTACATACTTCCAACAAGGTATGCGCATCTGTCAATGTTTTTATCCGTAGTTTCACCAAAACAATACTGTCAGCGCCATCTTGTATCGATACTTTATGTTAAAGATCAAGGTTAAGCTAGGccgttttaataaaaaaaaagaattgcaGAAATGACaatcaaaaatacattttccttttttttaagtcttgTAAATAATTGTTGTTATAACAATTTAgcaaattttattgaatttatttacatatggTAAATAGTTCAAAccacagactaataagagataGGGAAACGTACTGCACTGGGTGGCTActaagaaatttgaaaatcaaagttcgttcgtatcgtaccgtccctctcactctcgtataagcgccaatataagcgccagcggggttactacgaaattagaaaatcgcaGTTCGTGTTGTGCaatccctctgacacatactatttaatatgagagcgagagagacggtacgatacgaacttcaagtttcgtagtagcagaCTGACAGGAAAGAGGAGCTTCTATATCTATGGGCgtatacacgaaaaacagggtcggtatttctatGTCgctattatccgggccgggaaagagtgtcagtCGTCCGTCAAGTAGACTCAACGACAAAACCACAAAAAGGACGATTGACAAATAGTTTAGTTTTGATCATCGTTGCAGTAATGTTAGGGCATATTGTAACGAAAATGTTGACTAAACGTTgttaaaatggttttattttattgagagTAAATATCGTCATGGCACCTAAATTGTATGAATAACTTGTATCAGTGTTGAACTTTTGCGATATCTTTCGTCGAACCTAAAAGCGATTATGATGTACTTAGCTGATACATTTTCTGTAAAAAGTAATCTAATCTCGTAGATAAAATTATTTGCCATTGCGTCTAATTATGATGTGTAATTGTGCAGGAGTGATCTAGGTGTGGTAACAGCAAAATGTCTAATTCAAAGTGTGCTGATGAGGAGGTTGAGACGTTTCCTCTGCACGAGTGTGTGTTCAGTGGCGACGTGCGCAAGCTGTCGTCTCTGCTGCGGCTCGAAGACGTGGCACGCAAGGACAAGCACGGCAACTCGGCGCTGCACCTCGCCGTGATGCTCGGGCGGCGCGAGTGCGCACAGTTGCTGCTGGCGCACGGTGCGCCTGTTAAGCTCAAGAACCTCGCCGGCTGGTCCCCGCTCGCCGAGGCCATCAGCTACGGCGACCGCCAGACCATCTCCAGCCTCGTGCGCAAGCTCAAACAGCAAGCCCGTGAACAAATGGAACACAGAAGACCTGATCTCATCAGAGCATTAGCTCAAATACAAGATTTCTACATGGAATTGAAATGGGATTTTCACTCATGGGTTCCCCTTGTCTCTAGAATTTTGCCTTCTGATGTTTGTAAGATTTACAAATCTGGCTCTGGAATCAGATTAGATACTACTTTGGTTGATTTTACTGATATGAAATGGGAACGGGGAGACATATCATTCATCTTTCAAGGTGAGAAGCAGCCTAGTGAGTCACTCACCGTTCTTGATAATAAAGCCAAAGTGTATCAAAAAGTGAGATACGAAGAGACAGAAAACGAGATAGAAGATGAGGTGGATATCCTTATGTCAAGTGACATTTTGGCAGCTCAAATGTCCACGAAAGGTATTGCATTCATGAGAGCACAATCTGGTTGGATATTTCGTGAGGACAGAAAAGAAACAGTTGCTGGTCTTTACAAAAGCGATGTTTACACAATATCTGGCCTTGTTCTGGAATCACGAAAACGACGGGAACATTTGTCTACTGATGACTTACAGAAAAATAAAGCTATAATTGAAAGTCTCACTAAGGGCAATACACAAAATTTAGACACTAATGGAGAGCCAACCAGACGTGCATCTTTAAATCCACCACCAGAGAGTGGGGTTGACTGGGTCACATACAATGCAGCTCCTCCAGGCCAATACCCTAGTTTAGGCAGAGAACTTGTTTACAAAGAATCATCCAGAAATTTTCGAGCAACTATAGCCATGAGTGATGAATTTCCACTAAGTGTGGATATGTTATTGAATGTTCTAGAAGTCATTGCTCCATTTAAACATTTTGCTAAGTTGCGGCAGTTTGTTGCTATGAAACTCCCTAACGGTTTTCCTGTAAAAATTGATATACCAATATTGCCTACAGTCACTGCCAAAATAACCTTTCAAAAGTTTGAGTTTCAAGATGACATACCGCATGATTTGTTTGTCATCCCAGATGATTATGTGGAAGATCCACTACGATTTCCTGATTTATGACGCTTCGATGTTCTAACCCTCTTTGAAGTAAGTGAAAGGCCAGTTTGGCGGCGAGAGTTAAGACGTGGGCAGGTTCTGAGGATGGTGAGAACATCGTGCTACAAGCCCTCAGCACAGGGCCTCATCACCATTGAGTTTCCCATGTTATTCTGCCTAGGCAGCTCCTATTCCAGCCATTGTGTCCTCTTTGTGGAGTAAGTCTTACAAAAATTTAATGgaaggaaaaaaaattacattgtgaaCATGTTTTAGATGTTGCAACCTCTGTTCAAGAactggagttgaaataaattgtGCAAGTGACAGAATTATTAGATAAATAACTTAACATGTAGTTAATTTAGCGAAACAGCCTTACTCCAAAACCTCATTGATAGTCTTGAATAGActgatattttatgtttaaggggattataatgtatattaatataatattggtAATTGCAGAAttgtagaaaaatatataaaatattagtgTAATTTATACAATCATTAGTATAATTGCTCACCAAATGCATAATAGTTGCATAATGTTTTAGAGCATTGCCGTTCTGGGTTTGCCTTCATTTTCATAGTTTTACACATGCTCTATTTATTTCTGCTTAATATACTCTCATAAGaggattttattgttttcaaccaatgtttgattataaatacatattattatgtatgttgttagtttgtattattaggtatattactGAAAAGGAAATGAGGGTCAATTAAGTTTCAtccttaaaatgaaaataaaaaatacatttgcatTGTCTGAACATATTTAATGCAAGGATATTTGTATTACCTTATATTACAGGTATAAACATAAatcctttttaaaaaaaagaaatgttaggaataattaattacagctAATTGTATTACGATTTAACTTATGAAACTCAAATGACCTCTATTTTCTTTTGATTAGTATATCTTAACTTTCAAATGGTTATGGCCTATGAATCACATTTGATTTGTAGCTAAATTCTTTATTGTGAAACCCCCAATTCTACaacatgttatttttaatttctattaactTTGAGGGAACATTCAACATGTCAAATGATGTTAATTTTTTCATGACACTAGGGTCTAACTCTTAATCTTTAAATGATAAtcaaatattaagaaaattatgtgcaataaaacagggtaaaggtttttaatttatgtatgacGTGTTTTTAAAGTCCGtaattaaagtgtttttaactcgcacatatttagcaaaaaactttaataaattcGTTTTTTGATGTCACTTATGTGTCATGCATGTCAATCTAGGGCTGCCATCCGTCCGGGTTTCCCTGGATTTGTCCTAGTTTAGAGGGCGTCTGGGGAGAGTCTGGGCAGGGTTTTTTCATGTGTAGTccgggtttaaaaatattttttatttttaggccAATGCAATCAGAATTTTTCgaagaattaatttccagcAAGCTATTAAAACGATTTATCATTTTAATAGTTTCATTAGGTCCTAAAAGCGTGTAATCCGAGTCTTCCCCCTTTCCAGGAGGTGTTGTTTGTGAAAAGCTAGACCACAAACCGCGAAGGGTCTTGATTCCCAAAAATAGGGGGCGCCTTgcaaatctcgcccagggcCCTGGAAGAGCTAAAATCGGCACTAATCCGGGGTTTTCACGCGTCTTGTCCTGGTAGTCAAATTTTAGAGATGGCAGTCCTATGTCAATCGTCAAGTTtgggaattttataaattgaTCTTTAACAATGACTGAAAAGTGATATTTGTATGTCCAGTCGCCATCAGATGTTTCGGAGCAGCCaaagtggtcaaaaatatcagcACGTGGACTCTATagttaaggtattagagtttgtttcaatatttttgatcacctcgGCCGCACCGAAAAATCTCATATTTAgtaacttttgaaaaaaaaattttgggcattaaaaataaactaacaatTACCAAGAAGTTTCTATAAATTAACTGAACTTAGCAGTCTGTCGAAGCCaccggaaataaataaaaaggcggagtataatttattatatatttgtatCATATCATATTGAATGAAATACTTTGTAATTCCCATATAAGCACTCTTCCTAAGGTTTtacatacagtcaagggcaaagatgtcgatacggccaaagttacaaaaatatgtatacacgactttatgcacttaacattaaggcagtgtttatacatatttttgcaactttggccgtgtcgatatctttgcccttgactgtacatagatatagcaacaaaattattttatgaccAGAAAACTattaagctagaaacacactgacggtaccgtctccgcgccgcgccgcagcgCTCCGCCTCCGTCGTCAGTGTATTTCTAGCTATATACTTACAACAAcactttattttgtaaaaataaaataattgcatgAAGGATACTGCTTTACAACTAGTGACATCATTGAAACgccagtataaaaaaaaaatagttgttactaaaagttaaaaatcataattagGCTTAGAGTAGTCACTACACTATATTGTGACCGTAGAACTCTGGTATAcagtgtatgtgtttgtgtggCTCAAACATAAAGTAATTCACTTTGAAAGGTGTCGATTTACTTCAGttggctcaggatgacttcgtccacaatCCTATATCGttaccttcttaaatcgtccacagtgccatgtcgtcagcctacaattcctaaatcgtcaccttcctaactcgtccactttctgatatcgtccatatcccattttgtctacattcttatttcgaccacagtgccaactcgtccactttctttAATAGACCACAGTACTACTTGGTCAGCATTGCCAACTCGTCCACGTTTACCAGACGTTGTCTCACAGAGATGGTCAATTTAAGCATTTAAATAGCACAAAATATCCCGAGAGAGTAATTTGGAAAAAAGCCCCTtttcaataatcatttatagagATTCATATTAGCCGGATAGTGAACGATGCAATAAtgttgacgagttggcactgtggtCTAAATTGGAATGTTGACGTGTTAGCACTGTATTAGAAAAAAGACTGTTGACGAGTTGGTACTGTGGCCCACGTATAAAAACGGACAAGATAGGAAAGTGACGATGTAGGAATGTTGGCGAATCAGAACAGTTGACTATATGAGAATGAGaacgatttaagaaggtgacgaaatgggactgtggacgaagtcatcctgagccctTCAGTTTTACCTAGAGGCTGCAATCCTTTGTGCCTTCAGCGTTTCTATTTAGTAgacaatatatataaattatacaataatGGAACATATTATGCATTTGTGTAATCTTTACTGACTCAAAAATGTTGTCATGGTTCTTTATCTGTACTTCATACGAGGGGCGGCAAAAGTTCTAAGCCTaaggtagaaaaaaaatattcagattTTCAATATCATCTTCCTATAATTCAATGcgtttattacattttttaaataatgattttagacgttaaaaaatatatatattttttggctGTCGAAATGTTCCTGTACAGCCGCCTTCATTTCTTCATCACTGCCAAATCGCTTTTCCCTTAAATCTTTCTTCAAATTGCTGAATAGAAAATAATCGCTAGGGGCCTGATCGGACTGTAGGGTGGATGATCAATTTCCTCGAAGCCAGTTTCCTTCAGAGCAAGCTGGGCAACAGGAGCGGTGTGAACGGGGGCGTTGTCTTGTAAAAACAAAATGCCTTTGCTCAGTTTGCCCCTTCGTTTCTCGACTATGGCTTGTCGCACATTTCTTAATAGCTCTGCATAATAAACTGCATTTATTGTAGAGCCTTTTGCCGAATAGTCTATTAAAATAATGCCTTCGCAATCCCAAAACACGGTGGCTATTAGCTTAGACGCCGATCTTGAACCTTGATTTTCTTCGGTGGCCTTTCACTCTTTTCGATCCACtgcataaagtcaaagtcaaaatatctttattcaatttaggctataacaagcacttatgaatgtcaaaaaaaaaactaccaccagACATAGATTCAGACTTCGACTTTGGATCATACTGTCTGATCCATGTTTCATCAACAGTTACTATACGGGAACAAACTTCAACTAAGTAAACCATCTTCACACAATTCTAAAAATGCCTGACAAGTTTGAACACGTTCTTTATCGAAAACTGTGAGCATTTTCGGCACCCAACGCGCACTAACTTTTGTCATATGCAAATGTTGATGCAAAATCTCTCCAACTCTTTTCTTACCAATACCTAAGGCTTCAGCTATTTGCCAAACCTTAATTCTCCGATCCTCTAATACTAACTTCTTgactttttcagtattttcttcagtcacaacccccctcccctctatatacgcctatggcAGCATGTCCCTCAAATCGCCATCAAAATTACTCTTCTCGCTCGGACCGGCTCTGGCTATTGTCGGAACTTTACAACCCGTTAAAGTTCACTTAGTCTGACGACTTCAGCATTTGTGCGTGgttatattatagtatagtatagaaGACATACACTGCCAGACTGCCACCCATGTAGATGTTACGAGTGTTAAAGTTTGCGTAGGATTCATTTTTGACTTTAGGAAGTTTGAATACCATTGACCTTTACCCATACCCAATTACTTATGGTTATGACAAAATTGTCAACATGTGTTGGAATTtctttacttaaataataaaaaactattgcTACTTTGTTATTTCCAAAGCTAGATTATTTAGATAGTGGCACCTAGATGGTAGCGTAGATACTACTTGTCCGTGAAAAAGCTGAAAATACTTAGATTACATGACTTTATTTCAGTAGAATACCACGCAATAGATGTATATTAAGAAACCGTTATATAACGGATATATACTTACGTTATATCACACCTAAACAGATTTTCACATTGTTCGCATCATAATTTCTTGCCAGAAAGGAAGCAACCAGTATAATATAAGCAGGTAACTAGATGTATAATGTAATTAACTTTGACAGAAGTAAAAAACTTGGCTACATATTTGGAATACCTATTTCAATGGAATAAAAGAATTTAatgttgtaataaaaaatgaGTACCCCACagatttgtatttaaaattttcccTTCATGAAATAGAGTAATACTGGCTGtagtgatcatcatcatcaatattatCGCTTACACCGTAAGATTATGATtgcatgtacagtcagccaattttattcctaggccaccacatAACCGTGTCGTAATGACATTTAACGTCATTCGATGAACATTGTTAtagacaatagttatttgtgcaacaagagggCAAAGTCGTtatttggtgcgagtgttgattttgaatccagagtaagcgaaggattctaacaattgaatcacgagcgacagcgagtgattctaggttagaatcctgagatcagcgaggTATTCAAACACGAGATGCAACataactttggtctcgtgtgacacatacaacttttcacctgagcggcgagaacatttaaattaaaaggttaaaataaaaccacatattatatttagaagacaaaaaatatcaaaaactttaaaatataatccgattgttaataaataaatatagtacttaatcatatttaaaactttttctcaaaaatgattcatacagttgctattacatctttaaaaagttacttaagaatgccagacaacgaTCAAGTCTCCGGTAAGTACACATGTTTTGAATacggaacgaaaaagtatccagtaggtacgatacaaatctcatactcgtaacatcaacattttagggttccggagccaaaatggcaaaaacataacccttatagtttcgccatgtctgtctgtctgtccgtccaaagctttgctcagagactatcaatgctagaaagctgtaatttgtttgctaaaacgatttttcgattcagtgatttgtttgcaaaatattcaactttaaaatgcaaattttcattaaaatcgagcgtgccccccccccccctctctaaaatcaaaaccggtaggtggaaaaatttgaaaaaatttagaatggtagtaagtatatcaaactttcaaggaatactataacggataagtttgcttgcgaattattagtagtttaagagtaaatagctgcctaaggtataaaatatacctaaacttggaagattccgtataaaatacgaatccttagaaaaatattacttatttttttcgtaatggctacagaaaacatatttagggcgtgtccgacatgctcttggcaggtttttaatactgcaaaaactTCATCTCTGGGTTATTAAAAACGTTgacaataaacgtatttttttttaaatatgattttattaggatttatattgtttgaaacatgaatataaatagattacttgcaaattcatacaatttgacaaatatttgattCAACTTTAagagaggcagtatacggaacgattttatttaaaaaaaatcaagagcagcggctttcttacaacgaggttgcataatttattaaaagagtgggaaaattgtaacatttcggaaatatttcatataattcactgtttttttaatttcacctcgtgtttttctttttcaatttgTCCTTATCCATTACgtataattaattcattattgacatatttttaattctgAAGGTCAACACAGCATTCTTTGTGAGGTTGGTATAATCCgtcttgttttattaaaaagttaaaaattaaaataaaaaaagcaaaattgagcaggatattcgttcatttatgctcgatttgtttgctaatttatctttgtaatagggaaattcgtgtcggtaccgttgaccatcagtggtgtagcggtatagcacgcggtacggattaccgaggacctgggttcgattcccagtgatggtcttatttttctgttttttctgtgcgtctatatttcagtttgtattttcaatttcggttttacgggatgaccgtaaaagtaaaaatttggaattgaagtCAAATTCCATGTTGAATTTCGTAGATCCggcactaataaaataatacgtaGGATTAgggaaaaataaacaaaataaatttatttttttatattaaaagtaGTAAATACAACCAGCTGTGCATTTAGGCATGAAAGTAATAAACaactataatgtataaataacaAATCAGAAATTTACTGTGGCTTCACTTCATGACCTTCAACTAGAATCCACACTTTCCCAAATGTTAGCGAACGTGTGCGTACTTTCTTGAAAATGAAGTATAATTAACTACCAATGGGAACACTTCATACTCGTACTAACGTACATataggtaagaaataaatacCGTAACAAATCAATTCACACGAACAAGTTGTATACGTGAAAATGGAACTATTAACGCGTTTTTGTTGTGCGCATAAAGTATGATGCTATATTTGATATGGCATGGATGGGTGCAGGTATTTATCGGAACGATTTTT harbors:
- the LOC141429637 gene encoding ankyrin repeat domain-containing protein 13C: MSNSKCADEEVETFPLHECVFSGDVRKLSSLLRLEDVARKDKHGNSALHLAVMLGRRECAQLLLAHGAPVKLKNLAGWSPLAEAISYGDRQTISSLVRKLKQQAREQMEHRRPDLIRALAQIQDFYMELKWDFHSWVPLVSRILPSDVCKIYKSGSGIRLDTTLVDFTDMKWERGDISFIFQGEKQPSESLTVLDNKAKVYQKVRYEETENEIEDEVDILMSSDILAAQMSTKGIAFMRAQSGWIFREDRKETVAGLYKSDVYTISGLVLESRKRREHLSTDDLQKNKAIIESLTKGNTQNLDTNGEPTRRASLNPPPESGVDWVTYNAAPPGQYPSLGRELVYKESSRNFRATIAMSDEFPLSVDMLLNVLEVIAPFKHFAKLRQFVAMKLPNGFPVKIDIPILPTVTAKITFQKFEFQDDIPHDLFVIPDDYVEDPLRFPDL